A region of the Dreissena polymorpha isolate Duluth1 chromosome 6, UMN_Dpol_1.0, whole genome shotgun sequence genome:
gcttccgactCCCCTGAACTGCATGATTAATTACAAGTTACATTCTAGACAAGCCATCTAAGCCCAAACTTAAACTCAACCTTTGACCACTTAATGTACTGTTTACCTATGATGCACGGAGAAAGGTGTATCACGCAACACGTGGTCTTATGATGTTGAATAGTTTTGATTAGTTATTTTCAAgaatttttaaattgtaaaattacaGTCCTGAGGCACACACGTACACACTTCTATTGAAACTACTAAATCGAGCTTCCTGCAAGCcaactcaaaaataaaattgaatgatGAATGATGACGTTCAAATCAGATATGTTGTGTTACTCCTAAATATGACGTTTGAACACTAATAAGGACCCTGGATTTTTGCGAAAAAGATCTTACAAAGTCGTTTAAGTCTCAACATGTAAAACATTTaaagaaagttattttattttattgcatgaTGGGTACAACAAAACGTTGGAAGCTGTGTCTGTGCTTTGTAGTACAGCACAGGGTTATGTAGTTAAGTTATTGtttaacacattgacacatttaaATGCCTTGTTTTGAAACACTTGTAAAAGAACATATAAGCAACTTATTTGAACTTTTGCCAATTCAATGGTTTTAAATAAGGTGCTTTAAATAACTTTCATCCttgcttttcaattatttttttttaaatcaatatcgtTATAAATCACAACTAGACAAACACTTTTAAGTATTCGCTTTACAATATGTTCCGACATACTGTATGAACCAGCAGGGCTTTTCACCTTTATATAAGAGAGGCCGAAATTCGGCtacttcccaattgaaaataaggtaattttttcccaaattgatttaaggattttttttttacctactAAAGATATATTGGGCATTTCCCAATTTAAAAGCAATTAGCtttaatatgattaagaatgcaccacaatgtgtctttcAATACTTCAGCACAAAGAAAAAGACCCctgtttcaaaattataaaaaacatgGTCTTCCCAAAATGAGAAGTTATCGTGcatgaaatttcaaattttaaaggctatGGCCTCTTCCCAATTTACTGATGAAAAGCCCTGATTACCATGTTTATCTGAGCACAAAGCACTAcagattttacattttaattgttttgaactTCTTTGATTGTTTGATAACCTTGTCtcaattatcatatattattattggGGTTTGTATGcttaataataaaaattgaagaaataagatATTCTCCATGGAAATTCGGAATGATGACATAATGCATAACTTGATGGTTTTGTagagattgataaaaacaacACAACCACAATACAATCATTTTTTTCCTTCCACCATAATGACATGGTAACCGAACTTTGTTTTGACAGGTGGGTCGGTGTACACTGGCTGGTTGATGGTGCTGTTGGGAAGGGCGAAAGCAGCTTCCTGGAACGGACCGACCATGCTGCCTCGAGTCATCCAGCCAAGGTCGCCCTGCACAAGAACAGTGCAGACTGCAGTGTCACAAACATATATTAAGCTTGTCTATTTCATTATGATATTCATAATCTTTATGAACAGTCATTTAAATGTATCagtatgtatattgtttttgttttgtgtgtcATAAAGGTGTCTACATGAGGTTTAGACTTTTGATTTACACTTACAAACTGAGACTTCTGTTTCTACTTATAAGTTATTGGACGCATGCCATATATTAAATGCATCAAAGTCATTCAAACATGTGAAGTCATTTATGGCAATGTTCACATATATTCTTACTATATGTAGTACATAAGGTTAAGCTTCCATTATTTACCATTCAAAGGAAATATCACTGATAACTACATACCCCTGATCTGGCCTTGTCTTCACTGTATGTGGCTGCAACTTCATTAAATTTCATGCCACTCTTCAGCTTCTCTATAGCCTCTAATGCTTTAGACTGCTTCTCACACAGAATATGCCTAACCTTAAAACAGATAAGTAAGATTTAAAGCAACATTCAGACATCTTATCATAGAGAATATGCCTTACCTTGAAACACATCTGTAACTTCACAGTAAGACATCTTATCAGGCAGAATATGACTACAGGTTTTTTCACTTGAAAATGTAGGCTGGGTCCTTTGAACTTCAAATTGAAGTTATACTGGATCAGTTTCACGTTATCTTATTTGTAATTTAGTTGAAAAAAACGCATTtttaacaagtattataatatttataaagttttgacaatcatttcaaaAGGTTTTATTTGCAACGGAAATTTGTAAATTTATCCGAAATATAGTAGTAAATTAGTACATCCGAAAACTCGCTACTTACTTTAACGGCAGTTCCTCCTTTTGGCTGTTTACTCCCAGCTTCATCGTCACCGTCAGCTCCCTTGCTCTTCCCTCCTTTTGCTCCCCCGCCTCCTTTATTTTTTGGCATGTTCCTCTTTTTCTTGAACTTCTAAAAATAATGGCaccaattgttgttgttattgtttctaGGTGATGAAATATATTTGCGTCGGAATAACAGCTTCATTATCATTTATTTTCGTGCTTTTGCTAATCGAAAGTACCAACTATCAAGAACAAGTATGTCTGATTTAGATGATGCATACGGGCCAGCATTGCCACCAGGTCTGTGCTTTGTGAATCTAAGTTTCACCGAAAAATGTCAATAATTGGTGCTACCTAATTAACGGACAAATGattatttgataaccatgtaaTGACTAAATGTAGATACAAATTTTGACATTATTGACCTGTGTACAAAACATTACAATTGTTTCAATACAAAAAATGCATCCAAACAATTAAATCTAATTTTTTGCTGGATGAAGCGTTTTACATCTGTTAAGCTTTtagatataatattttataattgtgtgcTTATTTAACCTCTAGAATTCAAAGATAGTTTGGTGGCG
Encoded here:
- the LOC127834596 gene encoding peptidyl-prolyl cis-trans isomerase NIMA-interacting 4-like, coding for MPKNKGGGGAKGGKSKGADGDDEAGSKQPKGGTAVKVRHILCEKQSKALEAIEKLKSGMKFNEVAATYSEDKARSGGDLGWMTRGSMVGPFQEAAFALPNSTINQPVYTDPPVKTKFGYHVIMVEGKK